From Herbaspirillum sp. WKF16:
CCCACGGCCACGTGCACGGCGCCCACGGCCACCATCATCATCACGATGAAGATGAGGGAGAGGAAGGCGATCACTTCCGCAGCCAGCCGCTGAACTGAGCCGCGGCAGTATCCGCACCAATGAAAAACGCCCGCAGCCGCGGGCGTTTTTCTTTTCCCCATCCCGCTTCGCGGGGCGCGTCGCCTCAGCGCCGTTCGCCATCCGCATCGGCCACCGCGAACAGCTGCGGCAGGTGATCGTCCACCACCACCTTCAGCCAGCGTTCTCCCACGCCGACGCTGCCGAGGTTGCCGGTCCACAGGATGCGGGGCGGCGCCTTGTTGCCGGCGGCCTCGCCGTGCACCACCAGCACCCGGCCCTGGAACTTGCCGGACAGCTCGGAGAAGGCGCGCCGCGTCTCCGCAAAGCCGTCGCGCTGGGTGCGGAAGAAGGAGCGCTTGGGCGGCGCGCCGAAGGGGTTGCCGTCGCTGAAGAACACCACCGCCGAGGCCTTCCTCAGCGCCGCATAGGCGAACAGGTGCTGCAGCCAGTTGCGGTTGGCGATCAGGCGGTCTTCGAATTCATTGTTGCGCCCGCCGTCGAGCACGAAGTGGTTGTTGCCGGCCGGCAGGTTGAGCGTGGCGAACAGCACGTTGCCGACCTCCCAGCGGGTGTTCTCGGCATAGCTGCGGAACTTCGGCGTGAGCGATTGGCGTAGCAGCGGCAGGCGGCTGGCGCCGAGGGAAAACTCCCCCGCATGGAACAGTTCGCGTATGCGCGCCAGGCGTTCGATGGCGTCGGAGCGCTGCTCCTTGTCGCGGCAGGTGATCCAGTCGCTGGCCGCCAGCGACATGAAGACGCCGTTCTGCGCCTGCGACAGCAGCTCGCGACGCTGGCTGTACAAGTCGTCGTCGCAAGGCTCGGAGGCGGACTTGACGCCGTTGACCACCACGAAGGCCAGGTTGTCGGCATCGGTCTCGGCGATGGCGCGACGCAGGACTTCCTCGCCATTGTCGCCGGCGAAGGCGTGGCCGATGATGCCGAAGGCGAAGTCCTGCGGCGCCGCCCATGCCGGTAGCGCCGCCAGGGAGGCGGCGCAGGCCAGCAGGGCGGTCAGCAGGATGCGTTTCATCGGGTGGCGGCCTCGGGTTGGCGTGGGGTCAGTCGTGCCGGCTCAGCTGCTTCAACTGGTACAAGGCGTCCAGCGCCTGGCGCGGGGTCAGCGCGTCGGGATCGAGCTGGTCCAGCGATTGCAGCAGAGCTTGCGCGCGCGGATCCGGTTCGACCACGATTTGCGGCGCTTGTTCGGACCCGTGCGCAGATTGTTCCTGCCGCGGCTCATCGGGCTCGACATACTGCGCAGTGCTGAACAGGTCGAACTGCGGCGTCGGCTGCACCGACTGGCTTTCCAGCGCCGACAGGTGCTTGCGCGCGGCGCGGATCACCGGCGCCGGCACGCCGGCCAGCTGCGCCACCTGGAGGCCGTAGCTCTGCGAGGCGGGCCCGCTCTGCACCGCATGCAGGAAGACGATGCTGTCCTTGTGCTCGACCGCCGACAGGTGCACGTTGGCCGCCGTCGGATGGATCTCCGGCAACTGGGTCAGTTCGAAGTAGTGGGTGGCGAACAGCGTGAAGCTGCGCGTGACGTCGATCAGGTGCTTGGCGATCGCCCAGGCCAGCGCCAGGCCGTCGAAGGTCGAGGTGCCGCGCCCGACCTCATCCATCAGCACCAGCGAATGCTCGCTGGCGTTGTTGAGGATGGCGGCCGATTCGGTCATCTCGACCATGAAGGTCGAGCGGCCGCCGGCCAGGTCGTCGGCCGCGCCGATGCGGGTGAAGATGCGGTCGATCGGGCCGATCGCGGCGCTGGCGGCCGGCACGAAGCTGCCCACGTAGGCCAGCAGCGTGATCAGCGCCACCTGGCGCATGAAGGTCGACTTGCCGCCCATGTTGGGGCCGGTGATCAGCAGCAGCTTGCGCTCGGCGGCCAGCTGGCAGTCGTTGGCGATGAAGCGCTCGATCTGGTTTTCCACCACCGGGTGGCGGCCCTGTTCGATCTGGATGCTGGGTTCGGCCACCAGTTGCGGCGCGCACCAGTTGTTGCGCGCCGCGTGGTCGGCCAGCGCCACCAGGGTGTCGAGCTGGGCCAGCGCATGCGCGATGGCCTGCAGCGTGACGATGTGCGGCGCCATCGCGCCCAGCAGCTGCTCGTACAGGAACTTCTCGCGCGACAGCGAGCGCTCCTGCGCCGACAGCGCCTTGTCCTCGAAGGCCTTGAGCTCGGGGATGATGTAGCGCTCGGCGTTCTTCAGGGTCTGGCGACGGCGATAGTCTTCCGGCACCTTGTCGCTCTGGCCGTTGGTGACCTCGATGTAGAAGCCGTGCACCTTGTTGTATTCCACCCGCAGGTTGGCGATGCCGGTGCGGGCCCGCTCGCGGGCCTCGAGATCGAGCAGGAACTGGCCGGCGTTCTCCGACAGGCCGCGCAGTTCATCCAGCTCGGCGTCGTAGCCGCGCGCGATCACGCCGCCGTCGCGCACCATCGCGGCCGGTTCCAGCATGATGGCGCGTTCCAGCAGGTCCAGGCATTCCACCGGCGTGG
This genomic window contains:
- the mutS gene encoding DNA mismatch repair protein MutS, whose translation is MMQQYLRIKADHPQTLVFYRMGDFYELFFDDAEKASRLMGVTLTQRGASNGNPIKMAGIPYHSAEQYLGRLIKLGESVAICEQIGDPATSKGPVERKVVRVVTPGTLTDSDLLPEKSERCLLAMQMMPGKQRKQVQVGLSWLSMASGALKLMEFSVDSHLLDTRIKQELERISPAEILIADSQQEQCEALLPSRGVAVPDWHFDQPSGAKALLEQLAVATLDGFGAQGLTVAVGAAGALLRYAQSTQGRGLQHVRALTVESENEFIGLDASTRRNLELTETIRAQDANALAPTLFSTLDHCRTAMGSRLLRHWLHHALRDQNVARARHAAISALMRTDACSGLSATLAAVPDIERITTRIALLSARPRDLAGLRAGLQQLSSLRAYVAMCGRDADAPLLGQLHDALATPVECLDLLERAIMLEPAAMVRDGGVIARGYDAELDELRGLSENAGQFLLDLEARERARTGIANLRVEYNKVHGFYIEVTNGQSDKVPEDYRRRQTLKNAERYIIPELKAFEDKALSAQERSLSREKFLYEQLLGAMAPHIVTLQAIAHALAQLDTLVALADHAARNNWCAPQLVAEPSIQIEQGRHPVVENQIERFIANDCQLAAERKLLLITGPNMGGKSTFMRQVALITLLAYVGSFVPAASAAIGPIDRIFTRIGAADDLAGGRSTFMVEMTESAAILNNASEHSLVLMDEVGRGTSTFDGLALAWAIAKHLIDVTRSFTLFATHYFELTQLPEIHPTAANVHLSAVEHKDSIVFLHAVQSGPASQSYGLQVAQLAGVPAPVIRAARKHLSALESQSVQPTPQFDLFSTAQYVEPDEPRQEQSAHGSEQAPQIVVEPDPRAQALLQSLDQLDPDALTPRQALDALYQLKQLSRHD